atagatgtatacctatggctgattcatgttgaggtttgacagaaaacagcaaaattctgtaaagcaattatccttcgataaaaaataaattaaaaaaaaaagctgcctgccaatgcaggagatgtgggttccgtctctgggtcaggaagatccctggagaaggaaatggcagcccacgtcagtgttcttgcctgagaaattccgtggacagaggagcctggagagcacCAAGTGTTGAACAcatcttagcgactgaacaacagcagcgaCATCAAAGTGTCTAAAAGGAAGTAACAAAACCCAAACTGCATTTTGACCTTTCCTTCATAATCTCACGCTTATTATTACTAGAATATGCACACATGTTAGCAGTGAATGGCTAAAAGCATAGATTTTTTATTTGACCCAAAGTGGATTTAACTATTGAATCTTGACTCTCATACTAGCTGTGTAATTTTAGAGCAACACATaactttttaagtctttaatttccTAATGGTAAAGCAGAAATCATAATGCTACttaccttacacacacacacacacacacacacacacacacacacaacactcacTTATCTATAAAGAACTTGTTGGTAATAGAACATAGTATATGCTAAAAGTGGTCATGGGTGTTTGGGTTGGTAAACATAATATCTTCAAGGTACAGGCTTGTGAAATGAAGTTGCAAAAGTTTTAGAAGGAAAATGTTCAgttgttcagctcagttcagttgttcagtcctgtctgactctttgtgaccccatggactgcagcacgccagtcctccctgtccatcataaattcccagagcttacttaaacttatgtccatcacatcagtgatgccatccaaccatctcatcctctgtcacccccttctcctcctgccttcaatctttcccagcatcagggtcttttcatatgagtcagctcttcccatcatgtggccaaaggactggagtttcagcttcagcatcagtccttccaatgaatattcaggactcatttcctttaggatggactggttggatttccttgcagtccaagggactctcaagagaaccaacaccacagtccaaaagcatcaattcttcggcgctcagctttctttagagtccaactctcacatcaaattcttgcatgactactggaaaactcatagctttgactagacggacctttgctggcaaagtaatatctctgctttttactgtgCTGTCTAGTATGgccatagctttacttccaagaagtaagcatcttcaatttcatggctacagtcaccatctgcagtgatgttggagcccccagaaataaagtatctcactgtttccattgttttcccatctatctgctatgaagtgatgggaccggatgccatgatcttagttttctgaatgttgagcattaagccaactttttcactctcctctttcactttcatcaagaggctctttagttcctcttcactttctgccataagggtggtgttgtctgcctacctgaggctattgatatttctcctggcaatcttgattacagctcgtgcttcatccaggctggcatttcacatgatgtattctgcatataagttaaataagcagggtgacaatatacagccttgcctttcccgatttggaaccagtctgctgctccatgtccagttctaactgttgcttcttgacctgcatacagatttctcaggaggcaggtcaggtggtctggtatttccatctctttaagaattttccacacagtcaaaggctttggtgtagtcaaaaaagcagaagtagatgtttttctggaactctcttgctttttccatgatccaacaaatgttggcaatttgatgtctagttcctctgccttttctaaatccatcttgaacatctggaaattcatagttcaagtactgttgaagcctgacttggagaattttgagcattactcagctagtgtgtgagatgagtgcaattgtccggtagtttcagcattctttgccattgcctttctttgggattggaaagaaaactaacctttttctgtcctgtagtcactgctgagttttccagatttgctggcatattgagtgcagcactttcacagcctcatcttttaggatttaaaatagtttagccgaaattccatcacctccactagctttgttcatagtgatgcttcctaaaaccCATTTGAcatcacattctaggatgtctggctctggtgagtgatcacaccatcatggttatctgggtcatgaaggtcttttttgtacagttcttctgtgtattcttgccacctcttcttaatatcttctgattctgttaggtccatactgtttctgtcctttattgagcccatctttgcatgaaatggtcccttggtatctctaattttcttgaagagatctctagtctttcccattctattgttttcctctatttctttgcattgatcactgaggaaggctttcttatctctccttccttttctttggaattctgcattcaaatgggcatatctttccttttctcttctgcctttctccttcttttcttagttattggtaaggcttcctcagacaaccattttacctttatgcatttctttttcttgggtcttgatctctgcctcctgtacaatgtcatgaacctccatccatagttcttcaggtacactgtcagatctaatcccttgaatctatttgtcacttccacgtatgatcataagggatttgatttaggtcatacctcggTTAGTAGTTCGCAGAAGACAGATGCCCTTCCAAAGGCTtccaacagaagaaaaatatttaaaatgttgttcCTACACCAGAAGAGATTCTAGTAAAATACTTTACAGCATGGTGCTCTTCACCAAAATAGTGTTGGGGCGAAGAACCAATTCTGACTCCCTGctcaaactgtttctttgacttgttttCATTGGTTTTGTTACTACAATCACACATAAAGTCCTGCCTCGGAGAACCCTGCCCCTCTGACTGACTCAAActgaagtgcctttgttcaggaccctGTCTATCTGTGAATGGCAAGAAGGAAGCCTGCTTGAGGCTTGCCATTCTTAGAGATGGTTATAAGATTAACGGCCTTCTTAttttgcttcctcacctctcccctACCTCCGATCTATAAAGGAACTTGGCATTCAAACCCCAGTAAGATGATTCTTTCGAGACATTTGTTTGCATCCTCTCAGtcagctggctttccaaataaagtcatattccttgcctcagcCTCATGGCTCAGATTCATTGGCCTATGGTGTGGTGAGCAGAGGAAGCTTGGAGTCAGTAACAGCAGCTCTAGAGAATGAAGACAGCCCACAAACAAGGGACTTTTCCATCCTTGATGTCTGTGGTTCTGCTTTGAGACGACAGTAATAAGAGAAAGAACGAGTTTTTAAAAAGGGCCTGTTTCAAGTAAGGTATGTATTTTGaggaagaaattaaacaaaagaatGGGTCACATGCAATTGCTGAAGCAGTCCATCATACAGGCAAAGCAAGGATAGCCAGAGAAACACTGAGAGAACAGAACAGCCTCAGTGGCCCTCGTGTGTGAAAAAAGGCAGACTGAAGGGGAAGACTGTACGGCTAAAACTTGTGCATTCCTGAAGCCCTCCAGGTCACCACCCAATTTTCACAAACCAACACATCGATAAACATCCCATCCTCATAGCAGTGTGATAACTATTACTCTTAGACTGTGCCAACCatccagaattttattttttaatgtattactttatttaattttcacaacaatactgtaaagtaggGTCATAATGGCCCTAATTCTGCAGATGGAAATACGAGCTTCAGGTGAGTTAGGTTAGTTACCCCCAGGTAGTGAAAGGTAGGGCTCGTATCTACCTCTTCTCTGACCATAGTGCTGCATGCATAGTGCCGTCTTCCTCTCAGAACTGCCTGCTGGCGGTACAGCCCCTGCCGCTCCAGTTATCGCATCACATACACTCTGCCCGTACTTTCAGTTACTTCTCTGAAACATCCAACACTGAGTTCAGACCGATGAAGGCAAAGAGTAACTAGGAACGGAGTTAAACTCAATTTGACTTAAGCACAATAAAGGCCATTATTTCGGGAGCCACTCCGTGTGGGTTCAGAGATTGCCTTGGGTCCAAAGCATACCTTGTTAATtaacactgattttaaaataaacaagattaCTCAACCTCTTATGCATTATAATTTAAATGAGGGCAGTATCATATCAACATATGACATCCTTGAAAGGATATAATCAATGTATatttagagtcagacacgacttggtgactgaacaacaaaaaaggtgTCTAGAGAAGTTCCCTAACAGAGGAGCAAGGCTTTAACTAGGCTTGGGAAAGAGTGAGTTGGCAGATGCATTTATTCTGGGCTAGTTATTTATCAAGTTAACcttcttttttaaaggttttgttttgcatgtgtacttttggctgtgctgggtcttcactgctgcagggCTTTGCTCTGCTTGTGGGGAGCAGGGCTTACCCTCTAGCTGGGGTGCGCGAGCTGTGATGGCAGGCCTTGTGAGCACAGGCCACAGGGTGTGCAGGCTGCCTCGCGGCCGCCACGGGCCCCGTAGTGAGGTCCCGGGCCGCAGGGCGCAGGCTCAGCACCTTGTGGTGCGTGGCCTTAGCTGCCTGCCTCGTGTGGGATCCGCCTGCATCAGgcatagaacctgcatctcctgcactggcaggtggactgtttaacactgagccgccagggaagcccctctcaagTTACTTTTCTGTATCTCAGCTTACAAACTCATAcactttaaaaattgaagagaTTATCTGCGAAGACCCTTCAGATTCAACAGCATGTAAATCTCTATGTAATGAATGGACTGAGTCTTGTTGACAAGTGCATCTTTATCTGGAGTACACTGAAATACAAGCTATCACTGTAATAAAGTAATACTGTAGTGGAATATTGTATGTACAGTTTTCAAGTTAAGTTTCTCTGTCTATCActgattctgttttctcattgccaCAGAGCGCTTTGTAGTTCCCTTCATGATGAAGAACACGACAGGAGTGGCGCAGTTCTTTCTCCTAGGACTAACCAGTGACCCAGAACTACAAGTTCCCCTCTTTGTAATGTTCACCCTCGTCTACCTCGGCACTCTGATTGGGAACTTGGGGATCATTACGTTGATTCTGCTGGACTCGCATCTCCACACgcccatgtactttttcctcagTAACCTGTCTCTGGTGGATCTTTGTTATTCTTCGGCTGTCACCCCCACAGTCCTGGCTGGATTCACTCCAGGAGACAAGGTCATCTCCTACGATGCGTGTGCGGCTCAGATGTTCTTTTTTGTAGCCTTTGCCACTGTGGAAAATTACCTGTTGGCCTCGATGGCTTATGACCGCTACGCAGCTGTGTGCAAACCCCTGCATTACACCACCACCATGACCACAAGTGTGTGCACTGGTCTGGCGACAGGCTCCTATGTCTGTGGATTCCTGAATGCCTCCATCCACACTGGAGACACATTCAGTCTCTCTTTCTGTATGTTCAATGTGGTCCATCACTTTTTCTGTGATATTCCAGCAGTCATGATTCTCTCTTGTTCTGACAGACATGTTAGTGAACTGGTTCTAGTTTATGTAGTGAGCTTCAATGTCTTTTTTGCTCTCCTGGTTATCTTGATATcctatatattcatatttatcacCATCCTAAAGATGCCCTCATCCGCAGGGTACCAGAAGGCTTTGTCCACCTGTGCCTCCCACTTCACTGCCGTATCCATCTTCTATGGAACGATTATCTTCATGTACTTACAGCCCAGCTCCAGTCATTCCATGGACGTGGACAAAACGGCCTCTGTGTTCTACGCTGTGATCATTCCATTGCTGAACCCTCTGgtctacagcctgaggaacaagGAGGTAAAGAGTGCATTTATGAAGGTGTTTGTAGAGGCAAAATTGTCTCTAGGATTCTGATTTCAACACTGTAAAATGATATCCTGACCAATAAAACTCTCttgtcctgaaaaaaaaaaaagaagaagaaatactatGTCCAGAAATATAATACCTGAACAAGAATGACTAAGATGTCTTGTGGCTGGCTGGCTAGTTTAAAACCTTATTAAGGACATTGGTTTATTCGTTTATCCTGCATGcttttttaactaaaatatttacttcatgtattagaatatacatatgtgtgtaatagatttctatttctttggttaAATGCTAAATTGTTAATTTagcatttaatttaaatgttaactttgaaaataaaatgttttactaTTGAATACAAGTATATGATTTGGGGGATCACAAGAGATATCAAGAGATTTATCAAGagataaataaagcattttaaatacattaatatttctaTCTTGACTGAGACATTTGATAGAACCAACATgctcatttttatgattttcaaagGATAATGTAGCCAGAGTGTAAGAAAAGTGgggaaaatgaaaagtatttaaaacccaagagtttttttaaatgtttatttatttatttgacttagttgtgggtcttagttgcagcagactggatctttggttgtggtgcatgggatcgatagttgtggcatgtgggtttaATTGTCCTGTGGCAtttgggatttagttccctgaccatggaataaacccacgccccctgcattttgaggcagattcttaaccactggaccaccagagaagccccttaaaCACAAGATTTTGATGCTGAATATGCTTGCTTATATTAGAGTTTCACTTCTAGATCCTCTTTCTACAGAGGTAGGAAGTATACATATACAAGGTTTGTAtgtattcatcagttcagttcagtcactcagttgtgtctgattccttgtgaccccatagactgcagcatgccacgattccctgttcatcaccaactcctggggcttgctcaaactcatgtccattgagttggtgatgtcattcaactatttcatcctctgtcatccccttctcctcccttcaatttttcccagcatcagggtctttttcaatgagtcagttctttgcatcaggaggccaaagtatgtATTCATAATTACACTTATTTCTCTACCTATCCATCATACCCATATCAATTAAACATGAGTACTTACTAATATCTCTGACTCTATTTCATCCCCTTTCTTATCTGTAACTTCCATCTCTGACAGTGAGAAATTTGACTCCCAACAATttccattcattaatttattcttgtgactccagtttttaaaaaaagcagttcatgttggtgggaatgcaaactagtacagccactatggagaatagtgtggagattccttaactggaaatagaactgccatatgacccagcaatcccactcctgggcatacacaccaaggacaccagatctgaaagagacatgtgcaccccaatgttcatcacagcactgtttataatagccaggacatggaagcaacctagatgcccatcagcagatgaatggataagaaagctgtggtacatatacacaatggactattactcagccattaaaaagaatacatttgaatcagttctaatgagatggatgaaactggagcccattatacagagtgaagtaagccagaaagaaaaacaccaatatagtatactaacgcatatatatggaatttagaaagatggtaacaataaccctatatgcaagacagaaaaagagacacagaggtatagaacagacttttggactctatgggagaaggcaagggtgggatgatctgagagaatagcactgaaacatgtatattatcaatcatgaaacagattgccagcccaggttggatgcatgagactagtgctcggggctggtgcactgggatgacccagagggatggggtggggacggAGGTgagagggggatcgggatggggaacacatgtaaatccatggctgattcatgttaatgtatggcagaaaccactataatactgtgaagtaactagcctccaactaataaaaataaatgaaataaaaagaaaagaaaagcaattcaaAAATTGCTGGTCTATACTCTCTTGAGGAACAACTTGAGTAATTAAAGAAcagtattttatagtattttatagtattttatattttatagtattttatttttttatttttttttcatttttttcccttgcaatTCCCTATGAGCACACTGTTTTCCAACGTTAGcttatttttccccttctcttcaaAGAGGCTAAGTCATTTGTagtacaattaatttttttaacaatctGTGTTCACTTCTGTGATTCTCCTGTGCTCCTGGCCGATTCTTTTAAATTCGTATATATTAAATTTCACTCTATGCTAAGTATAGCTCTATGGGTTTTAACAAACGTAGAGCTGTGTGTTTACCAGCCCAGTACCATGGCGCATACTTGCCCACGTGcatgaagtcacttcagtcgtgtctgactgcttgcaaccctatggaccacagcccgccaggctcctctgtccatgggattctccaggcaagaatactggagtgagttgccatgactttctccagtggatcttcccggcccagggatcgaatccgcatccctcacgtctcctgcactggcaggcaggttgtttgccactagtgccccctgggaaacACGAAGAATACTAACATTATCTTGAAACTTCCCTTTCATCTCTTCACAGACAACCACCCCCTATGCCCCAGCCCGTGGAATTCATTAAGCTTTTTCCATACCTATGTTATATGGTTGGAATAACACAATATAGAGCCTTTAGGCCtcactttttgaaaaattcattttagatTCGTCCATATTGTTGCATGAATCACTAATACTCCATTATATCACTTAATAATCTCTCAATATAATATGGTATGACAGTTTGTTTAATCATTCACTTCTGGAAGCGCATCTGGTTGCTTTCAGTTTGGcagtttttaataaaacttttaaaacatttaaaaaacaaaaaacaaaaataaaatctatacacctattttttccagaaaaaaataaataaataaataaaacatttgcataaagagaaatgaagaacatTGCAAAAAATGTGATTTCAGTTTACATTTAAGTtctagtttgtattttttttggggggggggctgtgTTTTATATGAACTGATGACCATTGAAGCAAAATTTGtcgataaaatatattttctccattcaCTTTCCTTTGCATCTTCCACAAAAATCAGTTGATCACATAGCTGTGGGTCATTTTTGGATATTATAGTCCATTCCATTGATTCATAGGTCCCTCTTTCCCCTAATACCACACTGCTTTACACACTAtaggttggggcttccctgctagttcagtggttaatactttgccttccaatgcaagtgatgcaggtttgatccctgatcggtcatctaagatcccacataccttgcagacaaaagtaaaaataaataaatactacatATTATAGTAAGTCAAAAAGAGGATGATTTTCATGCTTCTCCTTTatctttttcataattattttgtcTGCAAGTTTTACAATTCCATATAAATTTGTACTATCATGTCGAAATTTACCCTAGAAAGTTTTCTTTGGGTTTCACTGCTGATTGCATGAGGTCCGTAATGCAATCAACTCTAATGCCTCTAATGGCCAAACTCGGGGACTCAGTGAGGCAGAGGCAAGCCTGCAGTGCTaaagtccatgcggtcgcaaggAGCAGGGCGTGACGTGGGGACTGAACAGCGGCACGAACATGAACACCATTAcactcattttctaaaatttcatttctcagtATTCTATATTTTTAGCACTTTTAAGACAAATATCTTAAATATACTCAAAGAACTAACTAAAATCTTAGACAATGAACTAGAGGaaatcaaaagaataaagtctggataaatagagacagaaattataaaaattaaccaGATAGAAAATCTGTAGCAATAACcaagaataaatgaggcagacAGCAGAAAGTAATGGCTCAGATTGCTTGACCTTAAAATCTTAGTATATTTTGTGAGTTTCAAAGAACTTTCATATTCACTCTCACATGAGAGCAGGATAAAAACCTATGAGGTAGGTGGAGAAGGTTTTTTATCTCGTGAATTAAGAAAATCACATCATGGCAGGTCTGTAACCATCACACACAGCTGATTATCAATAGAACTAGGACTGGAATTGGTCAAGTGTTTTGTAGTACAATATTAAACATATCCTTATATATCTAAATTTATTGATCAAAAAGACATTTGTTTCCCTTTATACGTTGGAGTACAAATAAGAGATTTTGGATAACACATTTGCCACTCTTTCTGTATCAAAGGAATACAGAAATTAACTGCTTTCAAAAGTAAGTGTAACCAGATGCACATGTGTTTGAGCCCAATATGGTAACTCACAGAAAGAACTTCATGGTCACCAGAATGTTCTGACGTATTCTGAAAACTTTCAAGGTGATTTAATAACATGTCACTGATATTTGATTATAGCACTTACCACTATTTGAATGTGGATTTGCAGTTTTTGCTGTCTCTACCCACAAAATAAGGAAAGACTCGTGTCATTTACTTTGTAATAATAGTAACAAGCATATCACTTGGTACACAACTGGGATTCAATATGCTTTACTTATATGAATGAATTAAATCAAAGTGATTCAGAGTATGCCCTAAGAGTTAGAGGTAGACAAACACTATTAAATTGTGGGCATGTataaatttttcagttcagttcagttcagtcgctcagtggtatccgactctttgcgaccccatggactgcagcatgccaggcatccctgtccttcaccaactctggagtttactcaaactcatgtccatcatgatggtgatgccatccaaccatctcatcctctgtcatccccttctcctcccactttcaatctttcccagcatcaggatcttttcagatgagtcagtttttcacatcagatggccagagtattggaatttcagctttagcccagtcttttgaatgaatattcaggactcatttcctttaagatggactggttggatctccttactgtccaagggactctcaagagtctgctccaacagcacagttcaaaaacatcaattctttggtactcagctttctttacagtccaactttcacattgaATAcaggactgctggaaaaatcatagctttgactagatggacctttgttggcaaggtaatgtctctgctttttaatatgctgtctaggttgatcatagcttttcttccaaatagcaagtgtcttttaatttcatggctgcagtcaccatctgcagtgattttggagccccccaaaataaaatctctcactatttccactgtttccccatctatttgccgtgaagtgatgggaccagatgccatgatcttagttttctgaatattgagttttaagccaacctttttactctcccctttcactttcatcaagaggctctttagttcttcttctctttctgccttaagggtggtgtcataaaatctctcactatttccactgtttccccatctatttgccgtgaagtgatgggaccagatgccatgatcttagttttctgaatattgagttttaagccaacctttttactctcccctttcactttcatcaagaggctctttagttcttcttctctttctgccttaagggtggtgtcatctgcgtacctgaggttattgatattttgcccaggaatcttaatttcagcttgtgtttcatccagcccagaatttctcatggtgtactctgcatatgttaaataagtaagataacaatatacagccttgacatactccttttcc
This sequence is a window from Odocoileus virginianus isolate 20LAN1187 ecotype Illinois chromosome 10, Ovbor_1.2, whole genome shotgun sequence. Protein-coding genes within it:
- the LOC110137915 gene encoding olfactory receptor 5B3-like — protein: MMKNTTGVAQFFLLGLTSDPELQVPLFVMFTLVYLGTLIGNLGIITLILLDSHLHTPMYFFLSNLSLVDLCYSSAVTPTVLAGFTPGDKVISYDACAAQMFFFVAFATVENYLLASMAYDRYAAVCKPLHYTTTMTTSVCTGLATGSYVCGFLNASIHTGDTFSLSFCMFNVVHHFFCDIPAVMILSCSDRHVSELVLVYVVSFNVFFALLVILISYIFIFITILKMPSSAGYQKALSTCASHFTAVSIFYGTIIFMYLQPSSSHSMDVDKTASVFYAVIIPLLNPLVYSLRNKEVKSAFMKVFVEAKLSLGF